In the Pseudonocardia sediminis genome, TCCCCGGTCGAGATCGCCCGGTAGACGGTCATCCGCGACATCTTCAGCATCGCGGCCACCTCCTGGACGTCGTAGAACGTCGGCCCCACGGTCGGGACTCCGCTGTTTGTCATGGCTTCCTCTCGGTTCGTATCCATACACACATGGTGTGCTATATGCACATAGTGCACAAGCTTAGTTCGACTTGTCCACCCACCGCGGGGCTATGACGCGGTCATCGGCGAGCTGCGTAGGCTGCCCCGCGGAGGAGGCTGATGACCGAGCACACGGGGCGCCCGAAGTACCTGCAGGTGGCCGACGAGCTACGTCGCGCCATCCGAGCCGGGTCGTACCCCGTCGGCAGCGAGCTGCCGTCGACCTCCCAGCTCACCCGCACGTACGACGTGTCCACGACCGTCGTCCGCGCTGCGATCCGGGAGCTGCGCCAGGAGGGCGTCGCCCAGGGCCAGCCCGGCAAGGCCGTCTACGTGACGGCGGAGCCGGGCGAAGAACCGCCGGATTCCGTCACGCAGTCCGACCTGGTGGCCCGCCTGCAACAGCTCGAGGAGCGGACGTCGGCCGCCCTCGCATCGCTCGAATCCCGTGTGGCCCAGCTGGAGGGTCGCGCTCCCGGGCAGTAGCTCACGAGGCGTTCTGTTTGCTCTTGCGTTCGACTTCATGCGAATCAGCAAACAGTGTCGGACCCCCCACCTACAGTGTGCTCGGGGGGTGCATCCGTGCACAGGGGGTGCACGCGGGGTGCAGGGCGTCCCTCCGGGCGGTGAACCAGATGGGCAGCACGACCGCGAACATCGCGCTGGGCCGCGCGATGAGCGAAGCAAGGATGAGCAACAACGGGCTTGCGCGGCGGGTGCGCGAACTCGCTGCGGCCCGCGGTGCACGGAGCTCCGCCGACCACGTTGCCGTGAAGCGCTGGCTCGACGGCACACAGCCCAAAGCGGAGACCGCGATGCTCATCGCGGCGCCCCTGTCCGAGAAGCTCCGCCGGACCATCACTCCCGCCGGCCTCGGGTTCACCGCCGGGCCTGTTGCCGACCACAGCCGGAACTCGTCCGTCGAGCCGGTCGTGTACCCCGACGATGCTGATACCGCGACCGACGGCCTCGACTCGGTCGCCGACGCGGACGCCGCGGGCGTGCTCGTCCCCGGACCGGAGGCGTGGGACCGCTTCGCCACACCCTCGATCATCACCGGCTACCTCTTCGACGGTCACAGCGAGCACCGTCGCCTCGACGCCGGTGACGGCCCGCTCGACGCCGAGGCGATACGACTGACAACGGCTCGGTTGATGGAGCTGGACTTCCAGCTCGGCGGCGGCCACACCCGCGAGCTCCTGCTCTTCTACTTCCGCAGCCAGGTCCTGCCGCTTCTCCAGTCCCTGCCGCGCGGGGCCCAGCGCAGCGACATCCTGTCCGCGACGGCTGAGCTCGCCCAGATGCTCGGCTGGAGTGCCTACGACGCCGGACGGCACGCCGCCGCGCAGCGCTACCTCGTCTACGGACTGCGCCTCGCCCGGGATGCGGGCGACGTCCTGCTCGGGGCGCGCCTGCTCTCGAACCTCAGCCACCAGGCCAATTACCTCGGCCGATTCCGGGACAGCGTCCAGCTCGCCCGCGCGGCGATCAGCACCAGCGTCGACATCCCAGCGCCGGCCACCCTGGCACTCCTGCACGCGATGGAGGCTCGCGCACTCGCGTCGCTCTCCGACGGTGCCGGTGCCTCTCGCGCGCTCGAACGCGCCGAGGTGTCCCTTCACCGCGGCGGCGATGCCGATCCGCCCTGGATCAGCTACTTCGACCCTGCCGAGCTCGCAGGCGAGGCCGCGCACTGCTTCCGAGATCTCGGCAAGGGAGAGGAAGCTCGACACTTCGCCGGCCTGGCCGTCGCCTCGCCGACGACGCCGCCCCGGACGCGAGCGTTCATCAACATGGTCACGGCCGCGGGCGCGCTGCAGCAAGGATCGCTCGACGAGGCGATCGTCGTCGCCAGGGAAGCGATCGAACTGGCCGGGCCGCTGCAGTCCAGCCGATACCGGCGCTACGTCTCGGACTTCGTGCGACAGGTG is a window encoding:
- a CDS encoding winged helix-turn-helix domain-containing protein, with product MTEHTGRPKYLQVADELRRAIRAGSYPVGSELPSTSQLTRTYDVSTTVVRAAIRELRQEGVAQGQPGKAVYVTAEPGEEPPDSVTQSDLVARLQQLEERTSAALASLESRVAQLEGRAPGQ
- a CDS encoding helix-turn-helix domain-containing protein, whose translation is MTNSGVPTVGPTFYDVQEVAAMLKMSRMTVYRAISTGELRAVRVRGRWLVPAQVIQTLVESAVAGATADAPGGA